GTGTTTCTCGCCGCCCTGAATGTGCTCAACCCCGATGCCTTCATTGCGCGCCAAAACCTCGATCGCTTCCATCAAACCGGCAAGCTCGATGGTGTCTATTTTGGCGGGCTCTCCGAGGATGCCCTTCCGGAGGTTAAAACCGCCATCGATGTCACCACGGGCGATACCAAGCAGCAGCTGATCGACTCCCTCGCCACGCGTTCTGAGCCCTCCGACTGGCAATCCTGGAACCTAGCCCGCAGTCGGGCCGGGTCCATAATTGACAATTACCCGGAGTAATAATAGTATGAAAAGTATTACAAGCGAACTCACCATGCTACCCAAAATCTATGGCACCACTACCCTCAATGAAAAAGGCCAAGCCGTCATCCCGGCCGACGCTCGCAACGCCATGGGGCTCACCGCCGGCAGTAAGCTGCTGGTGATGGGGCACCCGAACGGCAAGGGCTTGTTTTTGATCACGACCGAGCAGGCCGAACACATGCTCAAGCATTTTGCCGATCTATCCACAGCCATTAAAGAATCAAGGAGCACAGGTGAGTAGTATTCTCGAAGTCCAAGGTCTTACCAAATCCTACGGCAAAGGCGCCAACGCTTTTACGGCTTTGCATGACGTTTCGATAGCTGTAGAAAAAGGCGAAAGTCTGGCCATTTTGGGCAAGAGCGGTTCGGGCAAGTCTACGCTCATGCACCTCATGGCCCTGCTCGACAAGCCCACCGCCGGCACGGTCAGCATCGACGGCCAAGACGCGAGCAAAATCGCTGCGCGCAAAC
This portion of the Candidatus Saccharimonadia bacterium genome encodes:
- a CDS encoding AbrB/MazE/SpoVT family DNA-binding domain-containing protein, which translates into the protein MKSITSELTMLPKIYGTTTLNEKGQAVIPADARNAMGLTAGSKLLVMGHPNGKGLFLITTEQAEHMLKHFADLSTAIKESRSTGE